In Gimesia benthica, a single window of DNA contains:
- a CDS encoding nicotinate phosphoribosyltransferase, with translation MALNKIYDTSLTLLTDLYQLTMAHGYWKTGRAEQEAVFHLFFRKNPFQGGYTIAAGLEYALEYIRHFQFSEDDLSYLKTLEGNDGRQLFSSGFLEYLADLRITCDLAAVPEGTVVFPHEPLVRVTGPILQCQLLETALLNLINFQTLIATKSARICTATGGDPVLEFGLRRAQGIDGGLAASRAAYIGGCAATSNVLAGKLFGIPVKGTHAHSWVMSYDDELSAFEDYARAMPNNCVFLVDTYDTLDGVRNAVRVGIQLKESGHQMVGIRLDSGDLAYLSIEARRLLDEAGLTEAAIVASNDLDETTISSLKMQGAKIAVWGVGTRLVTAFEQPALGGVYKLGAIRNEDQEWEPRLKLSEQAIKTSTPGILQTRRYLNENGAVADMIFNELAPPSSERSVLIDPLDLTRRRVLDDKFDSQDLLIPVVQQGEIVHQHESLSVIRERAQQQLDLFHVGIQRHLDPHEYPVGLEQGLYDYKTEQILQARKLNHQ, from the coding sequence ATGGCCCTGAATAAAATCTACGATACTTCATTGACGCTCTTAACAGACCTGTATCAGCTGACGATGGCTCACGGATACTGGAAAACAGGGAGAGCAGAACAGGAAGCCGTCTTTCACCTCTTCTTTCGCAAAAATCCGTTCCAGGGTGGTTACACCATCGCAGCCGGGCTGGAATACGCTCTGGAATATATCAGGCACTTCCAGTTCAGCGAAGATGATCTCAGTTATCTGAAGACACTGGAAGGCAATGATGGCCGCCAGTTGTTCTCCAGTGGCTTTCTGGAATACCTGGCGGATCTGCGGATCACCTGTGATCTGGCAGCGGTTCCGGAAGGGACCGTGGTCTTTCCCCACGAACCTCTGGTGCGGGTTACGGGACCGATTCTGCAGTGTCAGTTGCTGGAAACCGCTCTACTGAATCTGATCAACTTTCAGACGCTGATCGCCACCAAGTCGGCCCGCATCTGTACCGCCACGGGCGGAGATCCGGTTCTGGAGTTCGGTTTAAGAAGGGCTCAGGGAATCGATGGCGGCCTGGCAGCCAGTCGAGCCGCCTACATTGGTGGGTGTGCAGCCACATCCAATGTGCTGGCCGGTAAGCTATTCGGAATTCCCGTCAAAGGGACACACGCTCACAGCTGGGTCATGTCCTACGATGACGAGCTTTCCGCCTTCGAAGATTACGCCCGGGCTATGCCTAATAACTGCGTCTTCCTCGTCGATACCTACGATACACTCGATGGAGTCCGCAATGCGGTTCGGGTCGGGATTCAGTTAAAGGAGTCAGGTCATCAAATGGTGGGGATCCGGCTCGATTCGGGAGATCTCGCGTATCTCAGTATCGAAGCCAGACGCCTGCTGGATGAAGCGGGTTTGACGGAAGCCGCGATCGTCGCCAGCAATGACCTGGATGAAACCACCATCAGCAGCCTCAAAATGCAGGGAGCCAAGATCGCCGTCTGGGGTGTGGGCACTCGTCTGGTGACCGCCTTCGAACAACCCGCCCTGGGAGGGGTTTACAAACTGGGAGCGATCAGGAATGAAGACCAGGAATGGGAACCCCGTTTGAAACTGTCCGAACAGGCCATCAAGACCTCTACCCCTGGAATTTTACAGACCAGACGCTATCTGAATGAAAACGGGGCCGTGGCCGACATGATCTTTAATGAACTTGCTCCGCCATCCTCGGAACGAAGCGTGCTGATCGATCCTCTGGATCTGACGCGGCGACGGGTGCTGGACGATAAATTTGACTCACAGGACCTGTTGATCCCCGTAGTCCAGCAGGGGGAGATCGTTCATCAACACGAATCATTGTCAGTCATTCGCGAACGGGCACAGCAGCAGTTGGATCTGTTCCACGTGGGCATTCAGCGTCATCTGGATCCACACGAATATCCCGTTGGTCTGGAACAGGGGCTGTATGATTACAAAACCGAACAGATTCTGCAGGCAAGAAAATTAAATCATCAGTGA
- a CDS encoding ABC transporter permease, with amino-acid sequence MNNRVKLALEDMVDMIKSSQLCMFLAWFDIRIRYRRSKIGPFWITISMAIFIIALGVVYSKLFNVPPEEYLPNLAAGYLFWTLIAVVLSESPTIFIENAAYLKDMKINLLIFVFRSLARNTIIFLHNALFIMFVTFYFGIWPTWQTLLVLPGLILVLLNLFWITLFLGIVGARYRDLAPIIQSMVQVLFFVSPITWLPKLVGANSWVVNYNPIAYFLDLTRSPILNQTPDLNSWMITAGICIAGFAVSILLYAAKRDRIVYWI; translated from the coding sequence ATGAATAATCGAGTCAAACTCGCTCTGGAAGATATGGTCGATATGATCAAATCCAGCCAGTTATGTATGTTTCTGGCATGGTTTGATATTCGGATCCGTTATCGGAGGTCGAAGATCGGCCCGTTCTGGATCACGATCAGTATGGCAATCTTCATTATTGCCTTGGGAGTCGTTTATTCCAAACTGTTCAACGTTCCCCCGGAAGAGTATCTGCCCAATCTGGCGGCAGGTTATCTATTCTGGACATTGATTGCAGTGGTACTTAGCGAATCTCCCACGATCTTTATAGAGAATGCAGCGTATCTGAAAGACATGAAGATCAATTTACTGATCTTTGTTTTCCGGTCATTAGCAAGAAATACGATCATCTTTCTGCATAATGCGCTGTTTATCATGTTTGTGACCTTCTACTTCGGGATTTGGCCTACCTGGCAGACACTGCTAGTATTGCCGGGCCTGATACTGGTCCTGCTGAATCTATTCTGGATCACGCTGTTTCTGGGGATTGTTGGGGCCCGCTATCGGGATCTCGCCCCCATTATTCAAAGTATGGTTCAGGTTCTGTTCTTTGTCTCACCGATTACGTGGTTACCCAAGCTCGTGGGAGCAAACAGCTGGGTCGTCAACTATAATCCCATCGCCTACTTCCTCGATCTGACGCGATCCCCCATATTGAACCAGACACCAGACTTGAATTCCTGGATGATCACAGCAGGGATCTGTATTGCAGGCTTCGCTGTCAGCATCTTGCTTTATGCCGCTAAACGTGACCGGATCGTATATTGGATTTGA
- a CDS encoding ABC transporter ATP-binding protein, which yields MARIKVENVTLHYPIIGAGDRSVKNRLLNFATGGKITRDSGTVVVTGLDQIDLELNDGDRLGLIGHNGAGKSTLLKVLAGIYTPTNGKVEIEGRIVSTLNITLGFEMEATGFENIYLRGRLLGLTTREIEEKLEEISDFTELGKYLDLPVRVYSSGMLMRLAFAVMTSLESDILLMDEVIGTGDARFIHKAEARLNEFMNKAKIMVIASHSDDVIREFCNSALLLKNGTPFARGEIDEVLEIYESEEYQT from the coding sequence ATGGCCAGGATAAAAGTAGAAAATGTGACTCTGCACTACCCGATCATCGGGGCAGGTGACCGGTCCGTCAAAAACAGGTTGTTGAACTTTGCTACGGGAGGCAAAATCACCCGGGACAGCGGTACGGTGGTCGTTACAGGTCTGGACCAGATTGACCTGGAATTAAACGACGGTGACCGACTGGGACTGATCGGGCACAATGGCGCCGGGAAATCCACATTGCTCAAAGTTCTGGCGGGAATCTATACTCCCACCAATGGTAAAGTGGAAATTGAGGGCCGGATTGTCTCTACCCTGAATATTACTCTGGGATTTGAAATGGAGGCCACCGGGTTCGAGAATATCTATCTCAGGGGACGTCTGCTGGGACTGACCACCAGAGAAATTGAAGAAAAACTCGAAGAGATCTCCGACTTCACCGAGTTGGGCAAATATCTCGATCTGCCGGTGCGGGTCTACTCGTCAGGGATGCTGATGCGGCTGGCATTTGCCGTAATGACATCACTCGAATCAGATATTCTGCTGATGGACGAAGTCATCGGCACCGGGGATGCCCGTTTTATCCACAAAGCGGAAGCCCGGCTGAATGAATTCATGAACAAGGCCAAGATCATGGTCATTGCATCTCACTCAGACGATGTCATCAGAGAATTTTGTAACTCCGCACTTCTACTGAAAAATGGAACTCCATTCGCCCGGGGCGAGATCGATGAAGTGCTGGAGATTTATGAGTCAGAGGAATACCAGACATAA
- a CDS encoding D-sedoheptulose-7-phosphate isomerase, which translates to MSLAARIICRNLERSIAAKNELLQNAETQAEFARSVDIVLNCYQQGGRLYVAGNGGSAADAQHLAAEFVSRLARDRAPLPAEALTTDSSIITAIGNDYGYDEIFSRQIAGKLTSTDVFLGITTSGNSPNIVKALEVCRERNIQSIVFTGHDGGKVRELSDVCVIAPGELTSQIQEVHLVLEHTLCECVEAALFDFEL; encoded by the coding sequence ATGAGCCTGGCAGCCAGAATTATTTGCAGAAACCTGGAGCGTTCTATTGCCGCCAAAAACGAGTTGTTGCAGAACGCAGAAACTCAGGCCGAATTTGCCCGGTCCGTTGATATCGTATTGAACTGCTATCAGCAGGGGGGCCGTCTGTATGTCGCCGGAAATGGTGGTTCTGCAGCTGACGCACAGCATCTGGCAGCGGAATTTGTCAGTCGTCTGGCGAGAGACCGCGCCCCACTGCCTGCCGAGGCTCTGACTACGGATTCATCCATAATCACTGCAATCGGCAATGATTATGGCTACGATGAGATCTTCTCCCGCCAGATTGCGGGCAAGTTGACCTCAACAGATGTCTTTCTGGGAATCACGACCTCGGGAAATTCCCCAAACATCGTCAAAGCCCTGGAAGTCTGTCGTGAACGTAACATTCAGAGTATCGTGTTTACCGGTCACGATGGCGGTAAAGTGCGAGAATTGAGCGATGTTTGTGTCATCGCCCCTGGAGAACTGACCAGCCAGATCCAGGAAGTACATCTGGTTCTGGAGCACACTCTTTGCGAATGCGTCGAAGCCGCCTTGTTTGACTTCGAGCTCTAA